One Marinifilum sp. JC120 genomic window carries:
- a CDS encoding glycosyltransferase family 1 protein, with translation MNMKRIALILPRFGRYGGVERFGYNLSTALVDAGYSVDFICARAEDTPPQGMNIIKVGRYGFCRAGKLLWFVLAAEKARKNGNYDLTISLGKSLNQDILRIGGGPLESFWSLSQRAWSAGFARSFKMFRRRTALVNMIIKYIERKQAGSDCRMVCVSHRVRDWMIDSHPSLAGRKIDVVYNKPDLSLFSPLSEEERAKSRAEFSLSEKDFLISTATTNFALKGVSFLIKALAELPANYHLQIAGGRNPSKYIKLAEELGVAKRVRFLGKVKDMPALYGRSDIFVLPSFYDACSNSVLEALACGVSVLSSRDNGSSYFLPEEQIIDDPSDYLNLAAMIRVATEKESGKAFEWPDDVPCGIEPYLELVEESLNK, from the coding sequence ATGAATATGAAAAGAATTGCCTTAATCCTGCCCCGTTTCGGCCGCTACGGCGGGGTGGAGCGGTTTGGATATAATTTGAGCACTGCCCTTGTCGATGCCGGATATTCCGTTGATTTTATCTGCGCCCGTGCCGAAGATACGCCCCCGCAGGGTATGAATATCATTAAAGTAGGTCGTTATGGATTCTGTCGGGCCGGGAAATTGCTTTGGTTTGTGCTGGCTGCTGAAAAGGCGCGCAAGAACGGCAACTACGACTTGACCATCAGCCTAGGTAAATCTTTGAATCAGGACATCCTGCGTATTGGCGGCGGGCCGCTTGAATCCTTCTGGTCCCTTTCGCAGCGGGCGTGGTCTGCTGGTTTTGCCCGTTCCTTTAAGATGTTTCGCCGTCGCACTGCGCTGGTCAATATGATCATCAAATACATTGAGCGCAAACAGGCCGGATCTGATTGCCGCATGGTCTGCGTTTCGCACCGGGTGCGTGACTGGATGATTGATTCCCATCCTTCCCTTGCCGGACGCAAAATCGATGTGGTCTACAACAAGCCGGACTTGTCCTTGTTTAGCCCTTTGTCCGAAGAGGAAAGAGCAAAGTCCCGCGCAGAATTTTCTCTGTCTGAGAAAGATTTCCTCATTTCTACTGCCACCACAAACTTCGCGCTCAAGGGCGTTTCGTTCCTAATCAAAGCTCTTGCCGAACTGCCCGCTAATTACCATTTGCAAATTGCAGGAGGCCGTAATCCGTCCAAGTACATCAAGCTTGCCGAAGAATTAGGCGTAGCCAAGCGAGTGCGTTTTCTTGGTAAAGTGAAAGACATGCCTGCGCTCTACGGTAGGTCAGACATCTTTGTACTTCCCTCGTTTTACGATGCCTGCTCAAATTCTGTACTTGAAGCCTTAGCCTGCGGAGTCTCAGTTCTCAGTTCACGCGATAATGGGAGCAGCTACTTCCTGCCCGAAGAGCAGATTATTGATGATCCGTCTGATTATTTGAATTTAGCTGCAATGATTCGTGTTGCTACAGAGAAGGAGAGCGGGAAAGCCTTTGAGTGGCCTGATGATGTGCCATGCGGGATTGAGCCGTATCTGGAATTAGTAGAAGAGTCTTTGAATAAATAG
- a CDS encoding phosphatase PAP2 family protein: MPFLTQPLDMQIFILVNQIFRKHWMDIAMPLLSSAALLWAIITVVTIFGVWKKGAKFLVIILLISATMGLADFSTNLIKKSIGRVRPLNSIALTYLKEDGVWQRRPLDYQQTKERGNSYPSAHAANSMAFAVMLMFFFRQLRPWMLFLPIGVGYSRLYLGKHFPTDVMAGWAFGACVAISVWLLWSHWLKYKLPEKFRP, translated from the coding sequence GTGCCGTTTCTTACTCAACCGCTGGATATGCAGATCTTCATTCTGGTCAACCAGATATTCCGCAAGCACTGGATGGACATTGCCATGCCCCTGCTTTCCTCCGCAGCTCTGCTCTGGGCCATCATCACGGTGGTCACCATTTTCGGGGTCTGGAAAAAGGGAGCCAAATTTCTGGTTATCATCCTGCTCATTTCCGCCACCATGGGACTGGCCGACTTTTCCACTAATCTGATCAAAAAATCCATCGGCAGGGTCCGTCCGCTCAACTCCATTGCCCTGACCTATCTCAAGGAAGACGGAGTCTGGCAGCGCAGGCCGCTGGATTACCAGCAGACCAAAGAGCGCGGCAACTCCTACCCTTCCGCCCATGCCGCAAACTCCATGGCCTTTGCGGTGATGCTCATGTTCTTTTTCCGCCAGCTGCGCCCATGGATGCTCTTCCTACCCATCGGGGTCGGCTATTCGCGCCTCTATCTGGGTAAACACTTCCCCACCGATGTAATGGCAGGCTGGGCCTTTGGGGCATGTGTGGCTATTTCAGTCTGGCTGCTTTGGAGCCACTGGCTGAAGTATAAATTACCTGAAAAGTTTAGGCCGTAA